Proteins co-encoded in one Halorussus lipolyticus genomic window:
- a CDS encoding DUF3267 domain-containing protein: MAPPDAASDTQADDDGSPGAPTPDPPDPPEGYREPVTFEYPGLALSVGSLALFVAAVFVFGRVMSALRPGATLEFTVGPRGIAVVGVLSVGTVVVHEVVHGLVYRLLGYRVRYGIAWNMGAAYAAAFGQFQTRRDNLVVALAPLAVFTAVLTPLLAVEPFSVALAAFLVLVVNTSGAIGDLYISWRLLRMPEGTLMYDLDARHSYAYFPASGDE; the protein is encoded by the coding sequence ATGGCACCGCCAGACGCGGCGTCGGACACCCAAGCGGACGACGACGGTTCACCGGGCGCGCCGACTCCGGACCCACCCGACCCGCCCGAGGGCTACCGCGAACCGGTCACCTTCGAGTATCCGGGACTGGCACTCTCGGTCGGATCGCTGGCCCTGTTCGTGGCCGCTGTCTTCGTCTTCGGGAGAGTGATGAGCGCGCTCCGGCCCGGAGCGACCCTCGAATTCACCGTCGGTCCTCGCGGTATCGCGGTCGTCGGAGTCCTATCGGTCGGAACCGTCGTCGTCCACGAAGTGGTTCACGGACTGGTCTACCGACTCCTCGGCTACCGGGTTCGGTACGGCATCGCGTGGAACATGGGCGCGGCCTACGCCGCCGCGTTCGGCCAGTTCCAGACCCGGCGCGACAACCTCGTGGTCGCCCTCGCACCGCTGGCAGTCTTTACCGCGGTTCTGACGCCTCTGCTGGCGGTGGAGCCGTTTTCGGTCGCGCTCGCGGCCTTCCTCGTCCTCGTGGTGAATACCTCGGGCGCTATCGGCGACCTCTACATCTCGTGGCGACTCCTCCGGATGCCGGAGGGGACGCTGATGTACGACCTCGACGCACGCCACTCCTACGCCTACTTCCCGGCGTCGGGCGACGAGTGA
- the mfnA gene encoding tyrosine decarboxylase MfnA, producing the protein MQRESQDFGRVLSSMCTRPHPDAREAARQFLADNPGDPTTYPAVAELEREAVGLLGEMTGLDDPHGYVASGGTEANLQAVRAARNLSDTPTPNVVAPESAHFSFQKSADVLDVELRLAPVDDDRRADLAEVRRLADDETALVAGVAGTTEYGRVDPIPALADVADDVGALCHVDAAWGGFVLPFTDWEWHFDHAPVDTMAIDPHKMGQAPVPAGGFLTRDERVLDALAVDTPYLESTSQATLTGTRSGAGVAGAHAAMEALWSDGYRRNYERGQENAEWIADALESRGYDVVEPVLPLVAADIPREEIEALQAEGWRVSPTATGELRIVCMPHVTREMLESFVADLDSL; encoded by the coding sequence ATGCAGAGAGAGTCGCAGGACTTCGGGCGAGTCCTCTCCTCGATGTGTACCCGACCCCACCCCGACGCCCGCGAGGCCGCCCGGCAGTTCCTCGCCGACAACCCCGGCGACCCGACGACCTACCCGGCAGTCGCCGAGTTGGAGCGCGAGGCCGTCGGCCTCCTCGGCGAGATGACCGGCCTCGACGACCCGCACGGCTACGTCGCCAGCGGCGGGACCGAGGCCAACCTACAGGCGGTCCGGGCCGCTCGGAACCTTTCTGACACACCCACGCCCAACGTCGTCGCGCCCGAGAGCGCCCACTTCAGTTTCCAGAAGTCTGCGGACGTGCTAGACGTGGAGTTACGCCTCGCGCCGGTAGACGACGACCGGCGGGCCGACCTCGCCGAGGTCCGACGCCTCGCCGATGACGAGACCGCCCTCGTCGCCGGAGTCGCCGGAACCACCGAGTACGGGCGAGTTGACCCCATCCCGGCCCTCGCCGACGTGGCCGACGACGTGGGGGCGCTCTGCCACGTCGATGCGGCGTGGGGCGGGTTCGTCCTGCCGTTCACCGACTGGGAATGGCACTTCGACCACGCGCCGGTGGACACGATGGCCATCGACCCACACAAGATGGGCCAAGCCCCGGTCCCCGCGGGCGGGTTTCTGACCCGCGACGAGCGAGTCCTCGACGCGCTGGCGGTCGATACGCCTTACCTCGAATCGACCTCACAGGCGACCCTGACCGGCACCCGAAGCGGGGCCGGGGTGGCCGGGGCACACGCCGCGATGGAGGCCCTCTGGTCGGATGGCTACCGCCGGAACTACGAGCGAGGACAGGAAAACGCCGAGTGGATAGCCGACGCGCTCGAATCCCGCGGCTACGACGTGGTGGAACCGGTTTTACCGCTGGTCGCGGCCGACATCCCCCGCGAGGAGATTGAAGCGTTGCAGGCCGAGGGCTGGCGCGTCTCGCCCACCGCGACCGGCGAACTCCGCATCGTCTGCATGCCCCACGTCACCCGCGAGATGCTGGAATCGTTCGTCGCGGACCTCGACTCGCTGTGA
- a CDS encoding DNA-methyltransferase, producing the protein METEHRIHVGDAREMTAVGDGSVELVVTSPPYPMIEMWDDLFAELNPDIEDHVARGDGESAFEAMHAALDPVWDELSRVLVDGGIAAVNVGDATRSVGDGFQLYPNHAELITRFRERGFHLLPDVLWRKPVNSLTKFMGSGMVPPNAYTTLEHEYVLLFRNGPESRSFNPGADHRYESAYFWEERNDWFSDLWTDVQGEGQDLDHDELRTRSAAFPFEVPYRLVNMYSVYGDTVLDPFWGTGTTSLAAMVAGRNSVGYELSREFREVFDDRLAEIEEFADEKNRQRLEDHRAFAEGAELGYDAENYDFGVKTKQERRLQLYTVADYEKHGDRYAVEHRPF; encoded by the coding sequence ATGGAGACCGAACACCGGATTCACGTCGGCGACGCCCGCGAGATGACCGCAGTCGGCGATGGCTCTGTCGAACTCGTCGTGACCTCGCCGCCGTATCCCATGATAGAGATGTGGGACGATTTGTTTGCAGAGTTGAACCCCGACATCGAGGACCACGTGGCACGGGGCGACGGCGAGTCTGCTTTCGAGGCGATGCACGCCGCGCTCGACCCCGTGTGGGACGAACTCTCGCGGGTCCTCGTGGACGGCGGCATCGCCGCAGTCAACGTCGGCGACGCAACCCGGAGCGTGGGCGACGGGTTCCAACTTTACCCCAACCACGCCGAACTGATTACTCGGTTTCGGGAGCGGGGCTTCCACCTCTTGCCCGACGTGCTGTGGCGCAAACCGGTCAACAGCCTCACGAAGTTCATGGGGTCGGGGATGGTGCCGCCCAACGCCTACACCACGCTGGAACACGAGTACGTCCTGTTGTTCCGCAACGGCCCCGAGAGTCGGTCGTTCAATCCCGGCGCGGACCACCGATACGAGTCGGCGTACTTCTGGGAGGAGCGAAACGACTGGTTCTCGGACCTCTGGACCGACGTGCAGGGCGAGGGCCAAGACTTGGACCACGACGAACTCCGGACGCGCTCGGCCGCCTTCCCCTTCGAGGTCCCCTATCGGCTGGTCAACATGTATTCGGTCTACGGCGACACCGTGCTGGACCCCTTCTGGGGCACGGGCACCACCAGCCTCGCGGCGATGGTCGCCGGGCGAAATTCGGTGGGCTACGAACTCAGCCGAGAGTTCCGGGAGGTGTTCGACGACCGCCTCGCGGAAATCGAGGAGTTCGCAGACGAGAAGAACCGCCAGCGCCTCGAAGACCACCGGGCGTTCGCCGAGGGGGCGGAACTCGGCTACGACGCCGAGAACTACGATTTCGGCGTCAAGACCAAACAGGAGCGACGACTCCAACTCTACACCGTCGCGGACTACGAGAAGCACGGCGACCGCTACGCGGTCGAACACCGACCGTTCTAA
- a CDS encoding flippase-like domain-containing protein: MSGRAVEVSVVLPAYNEEATIENTVATTLATLDEFLPAGAFEVIVAEDGCEDRTPEIADRMAEEDERVRHYHSDERLGRGGALNRAFESADGQTLVYFDTDLATDMRHLEELVESVRSGEYDFATGSRWMPGETADRPAKRDVASRGFNGLTRLFLGSKMRDHQCGFKAFDRTALFDVLSEVEDEHWFWDTEVLVRAQRRGYDIKEFAVDWEPKGDSKVDIVRDVFGMGSQIMRCWWEFSVQPRITKRVSITAGIFLTIVAVLLMGQYLPLDEVLTQMSNADPALVGVAALVYALSWPLRGTRYRDILEELGYTEDAGFLTGAIFVSQTGNLVFPARAGDAVRAYVVKARRSIPYPTGFASLAVERVFDLLTITMLAGVVLIGLALTGATGGLESTLFGSAPSGAEGGEYGAAGQTALYVAGGVGLAAILAVGVIVASARSDRNFVRGIVSGLSNDSYADYVAGVIERFTGDVQTVAGNRSAFLTVGVSSLAIWALDVVTALLVLMAFDVSLSPVMLTAVCFFAVSVGNLAKVLPLSPGGVGLYEGAFTLLVVGLTPLGWSVALGAAILDHAVKNVVTLVGGVASMFVLNVSLTTAVEESKDARAAADPAEPTDD, translated from the coding sequence ATGAGCGGTCGTGCAGTCGAGGTGAGCGTCGTCCTCCCGGCGTACAACGAGGAGGCGACCATCGAGAACACCGTAGCGACGACGCTCGCCACGTTAGACGAATTCCTTCCCGCGGGGGCCTTCGAGGTCATCGTCGCCGAGGACGGGTGCGAAGACCGGACGCCCGAAATCGCCGACCGGATGGCTGAAGAAGACGAGCGGGTGAGACACTACCACAGCGACGAGAGACTCGGCCGAGGAGGGGCGCTGAACCGAGCGTTCGAGTCTGCAGACGGCCAGACGCTGGTCTACTTCGACACCGACCTCGCCACCGACATGCGCCACCTCGAAGAACTGGTCGAAAGCGTCCGGTCTGGCGAGTACGATTTCGCCACCGGGTCGCGGTGGATGCCCGGCGAGACGGCCGACCGCCCGGCCAAGCGCGACGTGGCGAGTCGGGGGTTCAACGGCCTGACCAGACTCTTCCTCGGTTCGAAGATGCGCGACCACCAGTGCGGGTTCAAGGCGTTCGACCGGACCGCGCTGTTCGACGTGTTGTCGGAGGTAGAGGACGAGCATTGGTTTTGGGACACCGAAGTCCTCGTGCGCGCCCAGCGCCGGGGCTACGACATCAAGGAGTTCGCGGTCGATTGGGAACCCAAGGGCGATTCGAAGGTGGACATCGTTCGGGACGTGTTCGGGATGGGGAGCCAAATCATGCGGTGCTGGTGGGAGTTCTCGGTCCAACCACGCATCACCAAGCGAGTCTCCATCACGGCGGGAATCTTCCTGACCATCGTCGCCGTCCTGTTGATGGGCCAGTACCTCCCGCTGGACGAGGTGCTGACCCAGATGAGCAACGCCGACCCCGCGCTGGTCGGGGTTGCCGCGCTGGTCTACGCCCTGTCGTGGCCCCTCCGCGGGACGCGCTACAGGGACATCCTCGAAGAACTCGGCTACACCGAGGACGCGGGCTTTCTGACGGGGGCGATATTCGTCAGTCAGACCGGCAATCTCGTGTTCCCCGCTCGGGCAGGTGACGCGGTTCGGGCCTACGTCGTGAAGGCCCGGCGCTCGATTCCCTACCCGACCGGGTTCGCCTCGCTGGCGGTCGAGCGCGTCTTCGACCTGCTGACGATTACGATGCTGGCCGGGGTCGTCCTCATCGGACTGGCGCTGACCGGCGCGACCGGCGGCCTCGAATCGACCCTGTTCGGGTCCGCCCCCTCGGGCGCTGAAGGCGGCGAATACGGCGCGGCCGGACAGACCGCACTCTACGTCGCGGGGGGCGTCGGTCTCGCGGCAATCCTCGCAGTCGGGGTCATCGTCGCCAGCGCCCGGTCCGACCGCAACTTCGTCCGCGGCATCGTCTCGGGCCTGAGCAACGACTCCTACGCCGACTACGTGGCGGGCGTCATCGAGCGATTCACCGGCGACGTCCAGACCGTCGCGGGCAACCGGAGCGCCTTCCTCACCGTGGGGGTTTCGAGCCTCGCCATCTGGGCGCTCGACGTGGTGACTGCCCTGCTGGTGCTGATGGCCTTCGACGTGTCGCTGTCGCCCGTGATGCTGACCGCGGTGTGTTTCTTCGCGGTCAGCGTCGGCAACCTCGCCAAGGTCCTGCCCCTCTCGCCCGGCGGGGTGGGTCTCTACGAAGGAGCCTTCACGCTCCTCGTGGTCGGTCTGACGCCCCTCGGATGGAGCGTCGCCCTCGGCGCGGCCATCCTCGACCACGCAGTCAAGAACGTCGTCACGCTGGTCGGCGGCGTGGCCTCGATGTTCGTGCTGAACGTCTCGCTGACCACCGCCGTCGAGGAGAGCAAGGACGCGCGGGCCGCCGCCGACCCGGCGGAACCCACCGACGACTGA
- a CDS encoding cytochrome P450 has product MATSRSYDEIPRREGVPVLGNAHQFFNEGLSFYENCEPLGDVVSFSLMNSPALVVADPELVKQVLVEKNEKFGKGQFIKDSFGHAAEGVFVVDGETWEQRRSLLQPSFRPNHIKKYAEQIVAVVDRMADRMARQSGPVELDYVMNDLALSVLTSTLFGVEDDHETKERIHDAVEAIQLRFGASYNTLLPPWVPTLRNLKYRRSLSDLHDITDQLIERRLADDEEGPDLLSVLLEARDENDHVTDEVIRDELLTFTLAGHDTTSLAMTYTWHLLATHPDKMETLLAELDEVLGGDPPSFRDISKLEYLDRVIQEALRLFPPITQLFRETETDVRLGEYYVPEGVTVTMPQWSIHRDGRYYDDPETFRPERWTDDFADEIPEYAHFPFGGGPRHCIGMRFAMMEMKIAISMLARRFRFEPAYDSLPEVDIALTLQPKDSVEMHVEPR; this is encoded by the coding sequence ATGGCAACGTCACGTTCCTACGACGAGATACCCCGACGGGAGGGCGTCCCGGTCCTCGGGAACGCCCACCAGTTCTTCAACGAGGGGCTTTCGTTCTACGAGAACTGCGAACCGCTGGGGGACGTGGTTTCGTTCTCGCTGATGAACTCGCCGGCGCTGGTGGTCGCCGACCCCGAACTCGTCAAACAGGTGCTGGTCGAGAAAAACGAGAAGTTCGGCAAGGGGCAGTTCATCAAGGATAGCTTCGGCCACGCCGCCGAGGGCGTCTTCGTGGTGGACGGCGAGACGTGGGAACAGCGCCGGTCGCTCCTCCAACCCTCCTTCCGGCCGAACCACATCAAGAAGTACGCCGAGCAAATCGTGGCCGTAGTAGACCGAATGGCCGACCGGATGGCCCGCCAGTCCGGCCCGGTCGAACTCGACTACGTGATGAACGACCTCGCGCTGTCGGTGCTGACCAGCACCCTGTTCGGCGTTGAGGACGACCACGAGACCAAAGAGCGGATTCACGACGCGGTTGAGGCCATCCAACTCCGGTTCGGCGCGTCGTACAACACCCTCCTCCCGCCGTGGGTCCCGACCCTCCGGAACTTGAAGTACCGCCGGAGTCTGTCGGACCTCCACGACATCACCGACCAACTCATCGAGCGCCGACTCGCCGACGACGAGGAGGGGCCGGACCTGCTGTCGGTTCTGCTGGAGGCCCGCGATGAAAACGACCACGTGACCGACGAGGTTATCCGCGACGAACTGCTGACGTTCACGCTCGCCGGTCACGACACCACCTCGCTGGCGATGACTTACACGTGGCACCTGTTGGCGACTCACCCCGACAAGATGGAGACGCTCCTCGCGGAACTCGACGAGGTGCTGGGCGGGGACCCGCCGTCGTTCCGCGACATCTCGAAACTGGAGTATCTCGACCGGGTAATTCAGGAGGCGCTCCGCCTGTTTCCGCCCATCACCCAACTGTTCCGCGAGACCGAGACCGACGTGCGACTCGGCGAGTACTACGTACCGGAAGGCGTGACAGTCACGATGCCCCAGTGGAGCATCCACCGCGACGGACGCTACTACGACGACCCCGAGACCTTCCGCCCGGAGCGGTGGACCGACGACTTCGCCGACGAGATTCCCGAGTACGCCCACTTCCCGTTCGGCGGCGGGCCGCGCCACTGCATCGGGATGCGCTTCGCCATGATGGAGATGAAGATAGCCATCTCGATGCTCGCCCGGCGGTTCCGCTTCGAACCGGCCTACGACTCACTCCCCGAGGTGGACATCGCGCTGACGCTCCAACCGAAGGACTCGGTGGAGATGCACGTCGAACCGCGATAA
- a CDS encoding winged helix-turn-helix transcriptional regulator, producing MVERSDVDENKRATLRRFAVLGAATPLSKFRGDDDGGESEARDAIAGYVATTPGAHFSKIRDDLKLGTGEAQHHLRQLLDSQVVESRRDGDYRRFYPAEQFTPFEQIALGYLRRETPRGMLIELLRDPDATGSDLAEALDVSRPTVSKYASSLEEAGLLDREDGYAVKRPETVITLLVRYADSFGEDAATFAAQADGFISFDP from the coding sequence ATGGTTGAGCGCTCCGATGTGGATGAAAATAAGCGGGCAACCCTCCGCCGGTTCGCGGTCTTGGGGGCCGCGACGCCGCTCTCGAAGTTCCGCGGCGACGACGACGGCGGCGAGAGCGAGGCCCGCGACGCGATTGCGGGCTACGTCGCCACCACGCCGGGCGCGCACTTCTCGAAGATACGCGACGACCTCAAACTGGGGACCGGCGAAGCACAGCACCACCTCCGCCAACTGCTCGACTCCCAAGTCGTCGAGAGTCGCAGAGACGGCGACTACCGGCGATTCTACCCGGCCGAGCAGTTCACTCCCTTCGAGCAAATCGCACTCGGCTATCTCCGACGGGAGACGCCCCGCGGGATGCTCATCGAGTTACTGCGCGACCCAGACGCGACCGGTAGCGACCTCGCAGAGGCCCTAGACGTGTCGAGACCGACAGTGAGCAAGTACGCCTCGTCGCTCGAGGAGGCCGGCCTCTTGGACCGCGAAGACGGCTACGCCGTCAAGCGACCCGAGACGGTCATCACGCTACTGGTCCGGTACGCAGATTCGTTCGGCGAGGACGCCGCGACGTTCGCCGCGCAGGCCGACGGGTTCATCTCGTTCGACCCGTAG
- the yjjX gene encoding inosine/xanthosine triphosphatase, with protein MRVGVGSTNPVKASATASALEAFAETEVEPVAVESGVSEQPFGEAETIEGAENRAGNVLTAGDYDLGVGLEGGVAEIESADGLFLIMWAAATDGERVGRGAGPRLRLPESIANRVRDGEELGPVMDDVLDMENVAEKQGAAGALTGHAIDRESALRQAVAGALGPFVTELYE; from the coding sequence ATGCGAGTCGGCGTCGGTAGCACCAACCCAGTCAAGGCGTCTGCGACGGCATCGGCGCTCGAAGCGTTCGCCGAGACCGAGGTCGAACCGGTCGCGGTCGAATCGGGCGTGAGCGAACAGCCATTCGGCGAGGCCGAAACTATCGAGGGTGCGGAGAACCGCGCCGGAAACGTCCTCACGGCGGGCGACTACGACCTCGGGGTCGGACTGGAGGGCGGCGTCGCCGAAATCGAGTCTGCGGACGGTCTCTTTCTCATCATGTGGGCCGCCGCGACGGACGGCGAGCGAGTGGGTCGCGGAGCAGGGCCGCGCCTCCGCCTTCCCGAATCTATCGCCAACCGGGTCCGGGACGGCGAGGAGTTAGGCCCGGTCATGGACGACGTACTCGACATGGAGAACGTCGCCGAGAAGCAGGGCGCGGCGGGCGCGCTCACCGGTCACGCCATCGACCGCGAGAGTGCGCTCCGCCAAGCAGTCGCCGGCGCGCTCGGACCGTTCGTGACCGAGTTGTACGAGTGA
- a CDS encoding transcription initiation factor IIB, producing MSDVSTRVKRAEQEEEVEEESSEKTACPECGGNLISDTEHGETVCEECGLVVDEDQVDRGPEWRAFDSKEKNEKSRVGAPTTNTMHDKGLSTNIDWRNKDAYGNSLGSRQREKMQRLRKWNERFRTRDSKERNLKQALGEIDRMASALGLPNNVRETASVIYRRALDEDLLPGRSIEGVSTACVYAAARQAGVPRSLDEIADVSRVEKSEVARTYRYVVRELNLEVKPADPESYVPRFASGLDLSDEAEHRARELLKTAKEKGVHSGKSPVGLAAAAVYAAALLTNEKTTQAEVSEVADISEVTIRNRYHELLEAEEAPAMA from the coding sequence ATGTCAGACGTAAGCACTAGAGTCAAGCGAGCGGAACAAGAGGAAGAAGTAGAGGAAGAATCGAGCGAGAAGACCGCCTGTCCCGAGTGTGGCGGCAATCTCATCTCCGACACCGAACACGGCGAGACGGTCTGCGAGGAGTGCGGACTGGTCGTAGACGAGGACCAAGTGGACCGCGGGCCGGAGTGGCGCGCGTTCGACTCCAAAGAGAAGAACGAGAAGTCCCGCGTCGGTGCGCCCACCACGAACACGATGCACGACAAGGGCCTCTCGACTAACATCGACTGGCGGAACAAGGACGCCTACGGTAACTCCCTTGGCTCCCGCCAGCGAGAGAAGATGCAGAGGCTCCGCAAGTGGAACGAGCGATTCCGAACGCGCGACTCCAAGGAGCGCAACCTCAAGCAGGCCCTCGGCGAAATCGACCGGATGGCCTCGGCGCTCGGCCTGCCGAACAACGTCCGAGAGACCGCTTCAGTCATCTACCGACGTGCGCTCGACGAGGACCTCCTGCCCGGCCGTTCCATCGAGGGCGTCTCGACGGCCTGCGTCTACGCCGCCGCGCGACAGGCCGGCGTCCCGCGCAGTCTGGACGAAATCGCCGACGTTTCGCGTGTCGAAAAGAGCGAAGTCGCCCGGACCTACCGCTACGTGGTCCGCGAACTGAATCTGGAGGTCAAGCCCGCAGACCCCGAGAGCTACGTCCCGCGGTTCGCCTCCGGACTCGACCTCTCCGACGAGGCCGAACACCGCGCCCGCGAACTCCTCAAGACCGCCAAGGAAAAGGGCGTCCACAGTGGCAAGTCGCCGGTTGGACTGGCCGCCGCGGCCGTCTACGCCGCCGCGCTCCTGACCAACGAGAAGACCACGCAGGCCGAGGTCAGCGAAGTCGCCGACATCAGCGAAGTCACGATTCGCAACCGCTACCACGAACTGCTGGAGGCCGAAGAGGCCCCGGCGATGGCCTGA
- a CDS encoding NAD-dependent epimerase/dehydratase family protein produces the protein MDTVAVTGGNGEIGSAVLAELAERGYRTVNLSRRERRERIADQYLQTDLLDPGEVYGSLAKANPDAVAHFGTIPRPDRTPGHVTFRSNAETPYHVLEAAEALEIETVVLASSLSAMGAGFEDSVGVEYLPVDEDHPLTPSNPYGLGKQVSEVVAEGFGRREGAPTTISSLRFPLVVGDDELRTVFAEADRSPEAVREAGFFEKARKTLFAYLHLDDAARLAIRALDADFSGHEVFFGSAPDTTIDAPSDELADCYDAEVRGSFVGHERLLDATKAEETLGWSPDRSWRE, from the coding sequence ATGGACACCGTGGCAGTCACCGGCGGGAACGGCGAAATCGGCTCGGCGGTCCTCGCGGAACTCGCCGAGCGAGGCTATCGCACCGTCAATCTGAGCAGACGAGAACGCCGGGAGCGAATCGCCGACCAGTATCTTCAGACCGACCTGTTGGACCCCGGCGAGGTCTATGGGTCGCTGGCGAAAGCGAATCCCGACGCCGTGGCCCACTTCGGGACGATTCCCCGGCCCGACCGGACGCCCGGCCACGTCACTTTTCGGAGCAACGCCGAGACGCCGTATCACGTGCTGGAAGCCGCCGAGGCCCTCGAAATCGAGACGGTGGTCCTCGCGTCTAGCCTCTCGGCGATGGGCGCGGGGTTCGAGGACTCGGTGGGCGTCGAGTACCTCCCCGTAGACGAGGACCACCCCCTGACGCCCTCGAACCCCTACGGCCTCGGCAAGCAGGTCTCGGAGGTCGTCGCCGAGGGATTCGGGCGTCGGGAGGGAGCGCCGACCACGATTTCGTCGCTCCGGTTCCCGCTGGTGGTCGGCGACGACGAGCTACGCACCGTCTTCGCCGAGGCCGACCGGTCGCCCGAGGCAGTCCGCGAGGCGGGATTCTTCGAGAAGGCGCGCAAGACGCTGTTCGCCTACCTCCATCTGGACGACGCCGCGAGGCTGGCGATTAGGGCGCTGGACGCCGATTTCTCCGGCCACGAGGTCTTCTTCGGGTCCGCACCGGATACCACGATAGACGCGCCGAGTGACGAGTTAGCGGACTGCTACGACGCCGAGGTCCGAGGCTCGTTTGTGGGCCACGAGCGACTCCTCGATGCCACCAAGGCCGAGGAGACGCTCGGATGGTCGCCCGACCGGTCGTGGCGCGAGTGA
- a CDS encoding HVO_2922 family protein: MFDHEYTLVAHPRLRARLSYRSDEGDLAAASVEFDYRRDEIWTEEETGVALPDDTDHPDEADVEWQGLSISLYRDGERLLSREFSSDSLVSDAIDVVNAAEAVAPSVVRRGKTIAKRVVSKRPGGRVEMRQLDGETVEALRPPAQATFEVYEGKDEKWRWRLVHDNGNVIADSGQGYSSRQSAEKGLRSVKRNALGAPVERIGGETQRDVRSSSDAENESSGTEPAES; encoded by the coding sequence ATGTTCGACCACGAGTATACGCTCGTCGCCCATCCCCGACTCCGAGCGCGACTCTCCTACCGGAGCGACGAGGGTGACCTCGCGGCCGCGAGCGTCGAGTTCGACTACCGGCGCGACGAGATTTGGACCGAGGAGGAAACCGGAGTCGCCCTCCCCGACGACACCGACCATCCCGACGAGGCCGACGTGGAGTGGCAGGGCCTCTCGATTTCGCTCTACCGGGACGGCGAGCGCCTGCTGTCGCGGGAGTTCTCGTCGGACTCGCTCGTCTCGGACGCCATCGACGTGGTGAACGCCGCCGAGGCAGTCGCGCCCTCGGTGGTCCGCCGCGGCAAAACCATCGCCAAGCGCGTCGTCAGCAAGCGCCCCGGCGGCCGAGTCGAGATGCGCCAACTCGACGGCGAGACGGTCGAAGCACTCCGACCACCGGCCCAAGCCACTTTCGAGGTCTACGAGGGCAAAGACGAGAAGTGGCGCTGGCGACTCGTCCACGACAACGGTAACGTCATCGCCGACTCCGGGCAGGGCTACTCGTCGCGCCAGTCCGCCGAGAAGGGCCTCCGGAGCGTCAAGCGAAACGCGCTGGGCGCGCCGGTCGAGCGAATCGGCGGCGAGACCCAGCGCGACGTGCGGTCGAGTTCCGACGCTGAGAACGAGAGTTCGGGCACGGAACCCGCCGAGTCGTAG
- a CDS encoding helical backbone metal receptor encodes MDAKTERIVSLAPSATEILQALDGSDLLAGVTHHCEADAPAVGGWLNPDYDAIADRDPDLVLTADDLQADIAADLRERGHEVYHAAPATLEEVVESFADLGEAVGLPDEGSALARRARSRLARVDRLTPDDDHPVVYCEEWSEPPMAAGNWVPEAVEAAGGRYPFVSPGERSREVSTAEVETAGPDHVVLHVCGHGDRADPEDITRRDWDLPAIERGNVHVLDDSLLNQPSPRLVEGIETLAVKLHPDALNS; translated from the coding sequence ATGGACGCCAAGACCGAGCGAATCGTTTCGCTGGCCCCGAGCGCGACCGAAATCCTACAGGCGCTCGACGGGAGCGACCTCCTCGCGGGAGTCACTCACCACTGCGAGGCCGACGCGCCGGCGGTCGGCGGATGGCTCAATCCCGACTACGACGCGATTGCCGACCGCGACCCGGACCTCGTGCTGACCGCCGACGACTTGCAGGCCGACATCGCGGCCGACCTCCGAGAGCGCGGCCACGAGGTCTACCACGCCGCACCCGCCACGCTGGAGGAGGTAGTCGAGTCCTTCGCAGACCTCGGCGAGGCGGTCGGTCTCCCAGACGAGGGGTCTGCACTCGCCCGCCGGGCCAGAAGCCGACTCGCTCGCGTGGACCGCCTCACGCCGGACGACGACCACCCAGTCGTCTACTGCGAGGAGTGGTCCGAACCCCCGATGGCCGCGGGCAACTGGGTCCCCGAGGCGGTCGAGGCCGCGGGTGGTCGCTACCCCTTCGTCTCTCCCGGCGAACGTTCCCGAGAGGTCTCTACCGCCGAAGTCGAAACCGCCGGTCCCGACCACGTCGTCCTGCACGTCTGCGGCCACGGCGACCGTGCGGACCCCGAGGACATCACCCGGCGCGACTGGGACCTCCCGGCGATAGAGCGTGGCAACGTCCACGTCCTCGACGACTCACTGCTGAATCAGCCGAGTCCTCGACTCGTGGAGGGCATCGAGACGCTCGCTGTCAAACTCCACCCCGACGCGCTGAACTCGTGA
- a CDS encoding DUF7123 family protein has protein sequence MSTTATAGTTALTDKQQRILQYLRENGQMKTYFKSRLIGEELGMTAKEVGANMTAIADGEFDVDVEKWGYSSSTTWKVTT, from the coding sequence ATGAGCACGACCGCAACTGCTGGCACGACCGCCCTGACCGACAAACAACAGCGCATCCTCCAGTACCTCCGCGAGAACGGCCAGATGAAGACCTACTTCAAGTCCCGCCTCATCGGCGAGGAGTTAGGCATGACGGCCAAGGAAGTCGGCGCGAACATGACCGCCATCGCTGACGGGGAATTCGACGTGGACGTCGAGAAGTGGGGCTACTCGTCCTCGACCACGTGGAAGGTCACGACGTAA